From the candidate division WOR-3 bacterium genome, one window contains:
- the dnaJ gene encoding molecular chaperone DnaJ, translating into MPQTKRDYYEVLGVSRNATQEEIKSAYRRLAKEYHPDRNPENRKEAEEKFKELSEAYEVLADPEKRRIYDTYGHEGVSSQFGPGGFDFRRHFTHEEDLEDIFGDILRGFGGGAGSLFDLLFGSEERRATRRQTRGRDIIIRMRLSLEEIASGVTKEVRFSRYEVCPDCRGAGGSGRVNCGTCGGTGRIRRQTSSIFGQFVQVSTCPDCGGTGERVKSLCPRCNGEGRIRQSRTLKVRIPAGVMPGMPIVLHNEGHWGPGGSGDVVIEVEEKEHPLFVRDGDNVIVEVPISIPVAVLGGRIRVPTLNGIKEVEIPAGTNSGTVFRLRGQGIKRMEGGSGDLLVRVVVHIPKHLSQKERALYKQLTEIQSEPVPEPRKPVGS; encoded by the coding sequence ATGCCTCAGACAAAAAGGGACTATTATGAGGTCCTGGGCGTTTCCCGTAATGCCACACAGGAGGAGATAAAGAGCGCCTACCGCCGGCTCGCAAAAGAGTATCACCCTGACCGCAACCCGGAAAACAGAAAAGAGGCTGAGGAGAAGTTTAAGGAGCTCTCTGAGGCTTATGAGGTTCTGGCTGACCCAGAAAAGCGCCGGATTTATGACACCTATGGACATGAAGGGGTTTCTTCTCAGTTTGGTCCTGGTGGCTTTGATTTCCGGCGTCACTTTACCCACGAGGAGGACCTTGAGGATATCTTTGGTGATATCTTGCGCGGGTTTGGCGGGGGGGCAGGGAGCCTGTTTGATTTGCTCTTTGGTTCTGAAGAAAGAAGGGCAACCAGGCGCCAGACTCGGGGAAGGGATATTATCATCAGGATGCGTTTGAGCCTGGAGGAGATTGCGAGCGGTGTGACTAAAGAGGTAAGGTTTTCCCGTTACGAGGTGTGTCCTGACTGTCGGGGTGCTGGCGGCTCAGGTCGGGTTAATTGCGGGACTTGCGGTGGTACCGGCAGGATCAGGCGGCAGACCAGTTCGATATTCGGGCAGTTTGTTCAGGTATCAACCTGTCCAGATTGTGGGGGGACTGGTGAACGGGTGAAAAGTTTGTGCCCGCGCTGCAATGGGGAAGGCAGGATAAGGCAGAGTAGAACCTTAAAGGTAAGAATTCCCGCTGGAGTAATGCCAGGAATGCCGATTGTCCTTCACAATGAAGGGCATTGGGGTCCGGGTGGGAGTGGTGATGTGGTGATAGAGGTGGAGGAGAAGGAGCATCCGCTTTTTGTTCGGGATGGGGACAATGTGATTGTGGAGGTGCCGATTTCAATTCCGGTTGCGGTGTTGGGAGGTAGGATTAGGGTGCCAACATTGAACGGGATTAAAGAGGTGGAGATACCGGCAGGGACAAATTCAGGGACAGTTTTTAGGTTGCGGGGACAGGGGATAAAGAGGATGGAGGGTGGTAGCGGTGACCTGTTGGTGAGGGTGGTGGTTCATATCCCCAAACATCTCAGCCAGAAGGAGCGGGCGCTTTACAAGCAACTGACTGAGATTCAGTCAGAACCGGTGCCCGAGCCAAGAAAGCCTGTGGGTTCATAA
- a CDS encoding sigma-70 family RNA polymerase sigma factor, with the protein MREKNNQRKEQIRDKKKTKGLKKNAGFGGDTAQVESGQQPEWLDNILKKAAGDRRITYEELEEALPDEVLMAPERLEEVIACLDREGIQMAERHVDEEEVLLPRRGPKPVVQRTDDPTKAYFRELAKLPLLTREEEVKYSREMEDGYRNLIQYLFDPVPMMIRLVEECKPVEDGTRALDQIARVEFECLFDKKALARERTRFIRCLRDIRRAAERLKELQEKKLTNKIKKEIATLKHHVFNRIQALSLQHHIINNFLNEFKAVANKALEYQERLEKLEKEGRTRTQEAKELRKKIREARQFLGKGPSQLKRILTEMAACEEKILAARDRMIEGNVRLVISIAKRYINRGLEFADLLEEGNVGLIKAVEKFNYRKGFKFSTYATWWIKQAITRAIADQSRTVRVPAHIIDAINKVAKIQRRFLQSCGREATTAELAQRLSTPKEKLEQLGKIAQFGISIDKPIDEEGSSFIGDFIYDDKTVSPSHDAAVKLLREKLNEGLKTLTRREEKVLRLRFGLGDNCPRTLEEVGQIFNITRERVRQIEAKALRKLRHPMRLKELEELTKLLR; encoded by the coding sequence ATGAGAGAAAAGAACAACCAGCGAAAAGAGCAAATTCGAGATAAAAAGAAGACAAAAGGGTTAAAAAAGAACGCAGGCTTTGGAGGGGATACGGCTCAAGTTGAGAGTGGTCAACAGCCGGAGTGGTTAGATAATATTTTAAAAAAAGCAGCGGGCGACCGACGGATTACTTACGAAGAACTTGAGGAGGCGCTGCCTGACGAGGTCTTAATGGCACCTGAAAGGTTAGAGGAGGTGATCGCTTGTCTCGACCGGGAGGGAATCCAGATGGCGGAGAGGCATGTGGATGAGGAGGAGGTGCTTCTTCCTCGTCGTGGACCTAAGCCAGTAGTTCAGCGCACAGATGATCCTACCAAGGCTTATTTCCGCGAACTGGCAAAATTACCCCTTCTCACCCGTGAGGAAGAGGTAAAGTACTCCCGGGAGATGGAAGACGGATACAGGAATCTGATTCAGTATTTATTTGATCCGGTGCCGATGATGATTAGATTGGTTGAGGAGTGCAAGCCTGTTGAGGATGGAACAAGGGCATTGGACCAGATCGCCCGGGTGGAGTTCGAATGTCTTTTTGACAAGAAGGCTTTAGCAAGGGAACGGACGCGATTTATACGGTGTTTGCGGGATATTCGCCGTGCAGCTGAGCGGTTAAAAGAATTACAGGAGAAAAAACTTACTAACAAGATAAAGAAGGAAATCGCTACGCTCAAACACCATGTCTTCAATCGGATTCAGGCACTTTCACTTCAGCACCACATCATTAATAATTTCCTTAACGAATTCAAAGCGGTTGCCAATAAGGCGTTAGAATATCAGGAAAGGTTGGAAAAATTAGAGAAGGAGGGGAGAACCCGGACTCAAGAGGCAAAGGAATTGCGAAAGAAAATCCGAGAGGCAAGGCAGTTTCTTGGCAAAGGTCCTTCCCAACTGAAACGCATATTGACGGAGATGGCTGCCTGTGAAGAAAAAATTCTTGCTGCCCGCGACCGGATGATTGAAGGTAATGTGCGGCTGGTGATATCAATTGCCAAACGTTATATCAATCGGGGACTGGAGTTTGCTGACCTTTTAGAGGAAGGTAATGTCGGTCTGATAAAGGCGGTAGAGAAGTTCAACTATCGGAAAGGCTTTAAGTTTTCAACCTATGCCACTTGGTGGATTAAACAGGCGATTACGCGGGCGATTGCTGATCAATCTCGGACCGTAAGGGTTCCGGCACATATTATCGATGCCATTAACAAAGTAGCGAAGATACAACGTCGCTTCCTCCAGTCCTGTGGTCGGGAGGCGACCACTGCCGAACTGGCGCAGCGTCTTTCAACGCCAAAGGAAAAACTGGAGCAACTGGGCAAGATTGCCCAGTTCGGCATATCAATTGACAAACCGATTGATGAAGAAGGCTCCAGTTTTATCGGCGATTTCATCTACGATGATAAAACAGTCTCCCCTTCACACGATGCTGCAGTAAAGCTCTTGAGGGAAAAGTTAAATGAAGGCTTGAAAACATTGACGCGGCGAGAGGAGAAGGTGCTGAGATTGCGTTTTGGTCTTGGCGACAACTGCCCGCGGACGCTCGAGGAGGTCGGGCAGATTTTCAACATTACCCGAGAGAGGGTTAGGCAGATTGAAGCGAAGGCTTTGCGCAAACTGCGCCACCCGATGCGGCTGAAGGAACTTGAGGAGCTAACTAAGTTACTCCGCTGA
- the dnaG gene encoding DNA primase, protein MIKPEVIERIRQETDIVELIGSYLPLKKVGRNYRGLCPFHSERSPSFYVSPERQAYHCFGCGAGGTVITFVMQFEKLDFPDAVRLLAKRLGLKVEEETVSGEKQILYETCEKAARFFEQMLKKSDVAQRYLEKRGLKETTVKRFRIGFAPGGNALRGTGSKLGLGEKALLEAGLLIKRDNGLIDYFRERIIFPIFSLSGKVIGFGGRVLDNSEPKYLNSPDSRIFRKGEILYGIFQAKGYIREAVPILVEGNFDLLSLVDKGINNCVASLGTALTQEQALLIGRYNRQVVLCYDGDEAGEKACRRSIETLLRAGVDPQIMVLPRGDDPDSYIQKFGKDAFLRQVDNVIDFVDFVIRGRRLDTVAQKRSAISELGAIVEAIADDVTRELYANLIAKKFGISQSQLLPRSEGRQSARIVNPTVSGDSILAENLVAAAVQDKHLASIAQEFSLYEMVEDEVLRGVARLVGEHWRSDSYKPALLMDIVDDERARRKIARWLFDGPEPPTAEKFREQICRLRARWLQRQIELAHAEGDEERAEILIREKDLLLREKRPVSRKG, encoded by the coding sequence GTGATTAAACCCGAGGTAATTGAGCGGATTCGCCAAGAGACAGATATCGTGGAACTAATCGGCAGCTATTTGCCATTGAAGAAGGTGGGGAGAAATTACCGAGGGCTTTGTCCATTTCATTCTGAACGCTCGCCTTCATTCTATGTTAGTCCTGAACGCCAGGCTTATCATTGCTTTGGATGTGGGGCTGGGGGAACGGTAATTACCTTTGTTATGCAGTTTGAAAAATTGGATTTTCCTGATGCTGTGCGGTTACTTGCGAAAAGGCTGGGGCTAAAGGTTGAGGAGGAAACGGTTAGCGGTGAAAAACAAATACTATACGAGACTTGCGAAAAGGCGGCAAGGTTCTTTGAGCAAATGCTTAAAAAATCAGATGTTGCCCAAAGGTATCTTGAGAAACGGGGTTTGAAGGAGACGACGGTAAAGCGGTTTCGGATTGGCTTTGCTCCTGGAGGCAATGCTTTGCGCGGGACGGGGAGCAAATTAGGATTAGGAGAAAAGGCTTTGTTAGAAGCCGGGCTGCTTATAAAACGGGATAATGGCTTGATAGATTATTTTCGGGAACGAATAATCTTTCCGATATTTTCCCTTTCCGGTAAGGTGATAGGTTTCGGTGGAAGGGTATTGGATAATAGTGAACCCAAATATCTTAATTCTCCAGACAGCCGAATATTCCGCAAGGGGGAAATTCTCTATGGAATTTTTCAAGCCAAGGGATACATCCGCGAGGCCGTGCCGATTCTTGTTGAGGGCAATTTCGACCTCCTTTCTTTAGTTGACAAGGGAATAAACAATTGTGTTGCTAGCCTCGGGACCGCGCTGACGCAAGAGCAGGCGTTGCTGATTGGTCGCTATAACCGACAGGTGGTGTTGTGCTATGACGGCGATGAGGCCGGGGAGAAGGCGTGTCGTCGCTCAATTGAGACGCTCCTGCGGGCAGGGGTGGATCCCCAGATTATGGTTTTACCTCGAGGCGATGACCCAGATAGTTATATCCAAAAATTTGGTAAAGATGCATTTCTTCGGCAAGTCGATAATGTCATTGACTTTGTTGACTTTGTTATTAGAGGGAGAAGATTGGATACGGTTGCCCAAAAGCGGTCTGCTATTAGTGAACTGGGCGCCATTGTGGAGGCGATTGCTGATGATGTTACCCGAGAGTTGTACGCCAACCTTATTGCGAAAAAATTTGGAATAAGTCAATCACAACTCCTCCCGCGGAGTGAGGGGCGTCAAAGTGCAAGAATCGTCAATCCCACGGTATCAGGTGATTCGATTTTGGCAGAGAACCTGGTGGCGGCAGCGGTCCAGGATAAACACCTCGCCAGTATCGCTCAAGAGTTTTCTTTATACGAAATGGTTGAGGATGAAGTTCTAAGAGGGGTAGCTCGGTTAGTGGGGGAGCATTGGCGAAGCGATTCTTATAAGCCGGCACTCTTGATGGATATTGTGGATGATGAAAGGGCGAGGAGGAAGATTGCAAGATGGCTTTTTGATGGACCGGAGCCGCCAACCGCAGAGAAGTTTCGGGAGCAGATATGCCGCTTACGGGCACGTTGGCTTCAAAGACAGATTGAACTGGCTCATGCAGAAGGAGATGAGGAAAGAGCAGAAATTTTAATTAGGGAAAAGGATCTCTTATTAAGAGAAAAAAGACCCGTTTCGAGAAAGGGGTGA
- a CDS encoding 2-oxoacid:acceptor oxidoreductase family protein translates to MQIETVFAGFGGQGVMLAGRVLAEVGMKLGKEVVWLPSYGPEMRGGTANCVVIIADEPIASPIIAHPRDAVVMNRPSLEKFCPAQKPGGFAIVNSSLINIRPERNDLKVVEVPANEIAIEAGSGRAANMVMLGAYVGATGIVPLEALLEQVKEEFEAKAKLIPLNIKCVEQGFRIGQEALKTSK, encoded by the coding sequence ATGCAGATTGAGACGGTATTTGCCGGTTTTGGAGGACAGGGGGTGATGCTTGCCGGCAGGGTCCTGGCTGAGGTGGGGATGAAACTTGGCAAGGAGGTTGTCTGGCTTCCATCGTATGGACCGGAGATGAGGGGAGGGACAGCAAACTGTGTTGTCATCATCGCTGATGAGCCCATCGCATCACCGATTATCGCCCATCCGAGGGATGCTGTTGTTATGAACCGCCCCTCACTTGAGAAGTTCTGCCCGGCGCAGAAGCCAGGGGGATTTGCCATCGTCAACAGTTCACTGATAAACATCAGACCAGAAAGAAATGACCTTAAGGTTGTTGAGGTGCCGGCGAATGAGATAGCGATTGAGGCTGGGAGTGGCAGGGCGGCAAATATGGTGATGCTTGGTGCCTATGTTGGTGCCACCGGGATTGTGCCGCTTGAGGCGCTTCTTGAGCAGGTTAAGGAGGAGTTTGAAGCCAAAGCAAAACTGATACCATTAAACATCAAATGCGTTGAACAGGGCTTTAGAATCGGGCAGGAGGCTTTAAAAACCTCAAAATAG
- the dnaK gene encoding molecular chaperone DnaK — protein MSKVIGIDLGTTFSCVAVMERGQPVVIPNPEGGRTTPSVVALGKERLVGTLAKRQAVINPESTIYSIKRFMGRRYSEVSEEIKRVPFRVVESANGDAWVEVDGKRYSPPEISAMILSYLKKAAEAYLGEAVTKAVITVPAYFNDSQRQATKDAGKIAGLDVLRIINEPTAASLAYGLDKKRSERIAVYDLGGGTFDISILEIGEGVFEVRSTNGDTHLGGDDFDQRVMDWIISEFRKEHGIDLSKDKTALQRIKEAAEKAKCELSTSMETTISLPFIYADEKRGPLHIDYRLTRAKLEALVEDLIQRTFGPVKQALEDAKLTPRDIDEVILVGGQTRMPRVQQLVRDFFGKEPHKGINPDEVVAIGAAIQGAVLAGEVKDVVLLDVTPLSLGIETAGGVFTKIIERNTTIPTRKSQIFTTVEDNQTTVRIHVLQGEREMAADNRTLGMFDLVGITPAPRGIPQIEVTFDIDADGILHVTAKDKLTGKEQSIRITASSGLSKEEIDRMVSEAQAHAAEDRRRRELVDSRNRADTIIYQTERTLKDLGERVPADDRRQIEAAIAKLKEVMKGEDKGAIDAAIADLQRVTASMGERLYRQQAGAGGEEKGGSGQDKKVEADYTVIDDEGKK, from the coding sequence GTGAGTAAGGTTATTGGTATTGATCTGGGAACGACATTCTCCTGTGTGGCGGTGATGGAGCGTGGTCAGCCGGTTGTTATACCCAATCCTGAGGGTGGCAGGACCACGCCTTCGGTTGTTGCCTTGGGCAAGGAGCGGCTTGTTGGCACCCTTGCCAAGCGCCAGGCGGTGATTAATCCGGAGTCAACCATCTATTCAATCAAGCGTTTTATGGGCAGGCGGTATTCTGAGGTCAGTGAGGAGATTAAGCGGGTGCCCTTCCGGGTGGTTGAGTCGGCAAACGGTGATGCCTGGGTTGAGGTTGATGGCAAGCGCTATTCACCCCCTGAGATTTCCGCGATGATTCTCTCCTATCTGAAAAAGGCGGCAGAGGCATATTTAGGTGAGGCGGTGACCAAGGCGGTTATTACCGTTCCTGCCTATTTTAACGACTCCCAGCGTCAGGCAACCAAGGATGCCGGTAAGATTGCCGGGCTTGATGTGTTAAGAATCATCAATGAGCCCACCGCAGCCTCACTGGCTTATGGTCTGGACAAGAAGCGCTCAGAGCGGATTGCGGTGTACGACCTTGGCGGCGGCACATTTGACATCTCTATCCTTGAGATTGGTGAGGGTGTTTTTGAGGTGCGTTCAACCAATGGTGATACCCATTTGGGTGGGGATGATTTTGACCAGCGGGTGATGGACTGGATTATCAGCGAGTTCAGAAAGGAGCACGGGATAGACCTTTCCAAGGACAAGACCGCATTGCAGCGGATTAAGGAGGCGGCAGAGAAGGCGAAGTGTGAGCTTTCCACCTCTATGGAGACCACCATCAGTCTGCCGTTTATCTATGCCGATGAGAAAAGGGGCCCCCTCCACATTGACTATCGGCTGACAAGGGCAAAACTGGAGGCGCTGGTTGAGGACCTAATCCAGCGCACATTCGGGCCGGTCAAGCAGGCGCTTGAGGATGCCAAGCTGACACCAAGGGATATTGATGAGGTGATTTTGGTTGGCGGTCAGACGAGGATGCCGCGGGTTCAGCAGCTGGTGCGGGACTTCTTTGGCAAGGAGCCGCACAAAGGGATAAATCCAGATGAGGTGGTGGCGATAGGTGCGGCGATTCAGGGTGCGGTTCTTGCCGGTGAGGTCAAGGATGTGGTTCTTTTGGATGTGACACCGCTTTCACTTGGGATTGAGACTGCGGGCGGGGTATTTACCAAAATCATTGAGCGCAACACCACCATTCCCACAAGGAAGAGTCAGATTTTCACCACGGTTGAGGACAATCAGACCACCGTCCGGATACATGTGCTTCAGGGCGAGCGGGAGATGGCGGCAGACAATCGCACATTAGGGATGTTTGACCTGGTGGGAATCACACCGGCACCAAGAGGGATTCCCCAGATTGAGGTGACATTTGACATTGATGCCGATGGTATTCTCCATGTTACCGCCAAGGACAAGCTGACCGGGAAGGAGCAGAGCATCAGGATTACCGCATCATCCGGTCTTTCCAAAGAGGAGATTGACCGGATGGTGAGCGAGGCGCAGGCGCACGCTGCAGAGGACCGCAGGCGCAGGGAGCTTGTTGACAGCCGCAATCGTGCCGATACCATTATCTATCAAACTGAGCGCACCCTGAAGGATTTGGGTGAGCGGGTGCCGGCTGATGATAGAAGGCAGATTGAGGCGGCGATTGCTAAGTTAAAAGAGGTGATGAAGGGCGAGGACAAAGGTGCGATTGATGCGGCTATTGCTGATTTGCAGAGGGTGACCGCAAGTATGGGTGAGCGGCTTTATCGTCAGCAGGCAGGAGCTGGTGGTGAAGAGAAGGGTGGCTCAGGTCAGGATAAAAAGGTAGAGGCTGATTACACGGTAATTGACGACGAAGGTAAGAAATAA
- a CDS encoding endonuclease MutS2, producing MDEKTLKALDFFRIREELVSLCESELGRERARVLEPVLTELEVKTEFERMEELMALETEPPLSGVGDVRGLLRRVEAGGVLTPTELWQVRKVCEQFELCEQFFRRHQERITALKPIVNEIVGLYQLKKAIDQAIDESGAVKDNASPRLKEIRAELRERRNQLVERLERMMERNPERFEGPVMVRRERFVLPVKLEAKNQVPGVVHSLSASGQTVFVEPLESIDEQNRLQELRDAETEEVERIRRELSAFVFNYREEIDTGLMAMAALDLLLAKCRFAKRFGCLRPIIDNARLEIVRAKHPLLVLHKTNVVPLDFILPDRTKVVLVSGPNAGGKTVVLKTIGLCSVLLKCGMFVPAAVGTRLPLFERIYADIGDEQSLEADISSFTAHLIRLNEVLASADARTLVLIDEIGAATAPEEGSALAFAILEELRDRGVCTIATTHFNSLKVFVQNEAGMANAGMEFRNGPTYRLIMGIPGESSAFEIAERSGLPLRIIIRAKERMGKEWVDFKVKLQQLDEELREMAKERQEIDRNKTKVNEMVQVYEKRLREFEEWQARERNRFITEQERLLKEMRRQVENLVRELRERQADHESIVRAKRFIEEKLDKIESERQEILPVQTVSAFGVGDIVESLLFHRRGKVVAVNGERAVVEFGNIKLEVETGILRLAAEKDSRQTEVRVEEFEFVPRLNIRGMTKEEAEMAVSKFLDEAMNVGATELAILHGKGTGALRQMLWRRLRKDARVAEIRFAEPSAGGTGVTVLRLRGESD from the coding sequence TTGGATGAGAAAACGCTAAAGGCGTTAGACTTCTTTCGCATCCGAGAGGAGCTTGTGAGCCTTTGTGAGAGTGAATTGGGAAGGGAGCGGGCGCGAGTATTGGAGCCGGTGCTAACGGAGTTGGAGGTTAAGACTGAGTTTGAGCGAATGGAAGAGTTGATGGCACTTGAGACGGAACCACCTCTGTCAGGAGTGGGCGATGTTCGGGGACTATTGCGAAGGGTGGAGGCAGGAGGTGTTCTTACACCTACTGAACTGTGGCAGGTGCGAAAGGTGTGCGAGCAGTTTGAGTTGTGCGAGCAGTTTTTCCGGCGTCACCAAGAAAGAATCACTGCACTTAAACCAATCGTTAATGAAATAGTGGGGCTATATCAGTTAAAAAAGGCAATTGACCAGGCGATTGATGAGTCTGGTGCGGTCAAAGACAATGCGAGCCCAAGATTGAAGGAAATAAGAGCGGAGTTGCGGGAACGGCGCAATCAACTGGTGGAGCGTCTGGAGCGAATGATGGAGAGAAATCCCGAGAGATTCGAAGGACCGGTGATGGTGCGAAGAGAAAGATTTGTTCTGCCGGTAAAACTGGAGGCAAAAAACCAAGTGCCAGGTGTTGTCCATTCATTATCTGCCAGCGGTCAGACGGTGTTTGTGGAACCATTGGAGAGCATTGATGAGCAGAATAGGTTGCAGGAGTTGCGGGATGCTGAGACTGAGGAGGTTGAGCGGATTCGGCGGGAACTTTCGGCATTCGTCTTCAATTATCGAGAGGAGATCGACACCGGTCTAATGGCGATGGCAGCTCTGGATTTGCTTTTGGCGAAGTGCCGATTTGCAAAGAGGTTTGGTTGTCTCCGCCCGATAATTGATAATGCCCGACTGGAGATTGTTCGGGCAAAACATCCATTGTTGGTTCTCCATAAGACCAATGTGGTGCCGCTTGATTTCATCTTACCAGACCGAACAAAGGTTGTGCTTGTTTCCGGACCAAACGCCGGTGGCAAAACGGTGGTGTTAAAGACGATAGGGTTATGCAGCGTGCTTTTGAAATGCGGAATGTTTGTGCCGGCAGCCGTGGGGACGAGGTTGCCGCTTTTTGAAAGGATTTATGCGGATATCGGTGATGAGCAGTCCTTGGAGGCGGATATATCGTCGTTTACTGCCCATCTCATTAGACTGAATGAGGTCTTGGCGAGTGCTGATGCGCGCACCTTAGTTTTAATCGATGAGATTGGGGCGGCAACCGCGCCGGAGGAAGGTTCGGCGCTGGCGTTTGCTATTCTCGAGGAACTACGCGACCGGGGTGTATGCACAATTGCTACAACCCATTTTAACAGTCTAAAGGTTTTTGTGCAGAATGAAGCGGGGATGGCTAACGCAGGAATGGAGTTCAGGAACGGTCCGACCTATCGGTTGATAATGGGTATACCGGGTGAGTCAAGTGCCTTTGAGATTGCTGAACGTTCGGGTTTGCCCCTAAGAATAATTATACGGGCAAAGGAGCGGATGGGAAAGGAATGGGTGGATTTCAAGGTTAAGCTGCAACAACTGGATGAGGAACTTAGGGAGATGGCAAAGGAGAGACAAGAGATAGATAGGAATAAGACGAAGGTGAACGAAATGGTTCAGGTTTACGAAAAAAGGTTGAGGGAGTTTGAGGAGTGGCAGGCGCGAGAGCGAAATAGGTTTATAACCGAGCAGGAACGGCTGTTGAAGGAGATGAGACGGCAGGTTGAAAATCTGGTGAGGGAGTTGCGTGAGCGCCAGGCAGACCATGAAAGTATTGTCCGGGCAAAACGGTTCATTGAGGAGAAACTTGATAAAATAGAGTCCGAGAGACAGGAGATATTACCAGTGCAAACCGTGTCTGCGTTTGGTGTTGGTGATATTGTCGAGTCCCTCCTTTTTCATCGTCGGGGGAAAGTGGTCGCAGTGAATGGTGAACGGGCGGTCGTGGAGTTTGGAAACATCAAACTTGAGGTTGAGACCGGCATTCTGAGATTGGCTGCTGAAAAGGATTCAAGGCAGACAGAGGTCAGGGTTGAGGAGTTTGAGTTTGTTCCGAGGTTGAATATCCGGGGTATGACAAAGGAAGAGGCGGAGATGGCGGTGAGTAAATTCTTAGATGAGGCAATGAATGTAGGGGCCACAGAGTTAGCGATTCTCCACGGGAAAGGGACGGGTGCTCTTAGGCAGATGCTCTGGCGGCGATTGCGTAAGGATGCCCGGGTAGCGGAAATCAGGTTTGCTGAACCATCAGCAGGTGGAACTGGGGTAACGGTTCTAAGACTCCGAGGTGAAAGTGATTAA
- the rpsU gene encoding 30S ribosomal protein S21: MVSITVREGEPYESFIRRFRRACEQAGILREFKRREYYEKPSERRKRKMAEARRRLYRKQMSER; encoded by the coding sequence ATGGTAAGTATTACCGTAAGAGAGGGCGAGCCGTATGAGAGTTTTATCAGGCGGTTTCGCCGGGCGTGTGAACAGGCCGGGATCCTGCGCGAATTCAAACGCCGGGAGTATTATGAGAAGCCCAGCGAGCGGCGTAAGCGCAAGATGGCTGAGGCGAGACGCCGGCTCTATCGTAAGCAGATGAGCGAAAGATAA
- a CDS encoding 16S rRNA (uracil(1498)-N(3))-methyltransferase, translating into MEYFYLQEVSFEKGEAVITGQEARHIAKVLRHKPGDEIFGTNGRGDEFRMVIKGIKPDRVLVQVLERRNGQREPAHRLTLAPAVLKGDKLSFVVEAVTELGVSEIVPFFSSRVIGRMGERKLQRLRTVAISGMKTALRTFLPEVRPAVEFESLVRRFKDFDRVLVAYEEEHATSLTAVLDSKVKSLLLVIGPEGGFTEEEVTGMREAGAALFTLGPRRLRAETAAVAATALCLGLLGDLK; encoded by the coding sequence ATGGAGTATTTCTATCTTCAAGAGGTGAGTTTTGAAAAAGGGGAGGCGGTGATCACTGGACAGGAGGCAAGGCATATCGCCAAGGTTTTACGACATAAACCCGGTGACGAGATTTTTGGCACAAATGGTAGAGGGGATGAGTTCAGGATGGTAATTAAGGGTATCAAACCGGACAGGGTTTTGGTGCAGGTGCTCGAGAGAAGAAATGGGCAAAGGGAACCGGCACATAGGTTGACACTGGCTCCAGCGGTTTTGAAAGGGGATAAACTTAGTTTCGTGGTTGAGGCGGTGACTGAATTAGGGGTTAGTGAAATAGTTCCCTTTTTCAGTTCACGGGTGATTGGCAGGATGGGCGAGAGGAAGTTGCAGCGGCTTCGGACGGTAGCAATAAGCGGGATGAAGACCGCCTTAAGGACATTTCTGCCCGAGGTAAGACCGGCAGTTGAGTTTGAATCCCTTGTCAGGAGATTTAAGGATTTTGACAGGGTTCTTGTTGCCTATGAAGAGGAGCATGCCACAAGTTTAACGGCGGTTTTAGATTCTAAGGTCAAGTCGCTCCTTTTGGTTATCGGTCCTGAAGGTGGGTTTACAGAGGAAGAGGTGACTGGTATGCGGGAGGCAGGGGCAGCCCTTTTCACCCTTGGTCCAAGGAGACTTCGGGCTGAGACCGCAGCGGTTGCGGCAACGGCACTATGTCTGGGGCTTTTGGGTGATTTAAAATGA
- a CDS encoding nucleotide exchange factor GrpE, whose product MCEVERQPLETKAKKGPVTLLTERVAELEAGVKSLKNDYLRALADFDNFRKRTERDIEMKRQAGVEALFADLLPVLDNFERALGAPSDNIDGIKKGIELIHKELCAVLKRHGLNEFSCQGQVFDPKRAEAIGFVECEEKDANLVVEELCKGYEFSGRVIRPARVKVGRAKLESGEDKAGKEGEIAQ is encoded by the coding sequence ATGTGTGAAGTTGAAAGACAACCTCTGGAAACAAAGGCCAAAAAGGGTCCGGTAACTTTGTTGACCGAAAGGGTGGCAGAGCTTGAGGCTGGTGTGAAGAGCCTGAAGAATGATTATCTGCGCGCTTTGGCAGATTTTGACAACTTTCGGAAGCGGACCGAGCGGGATATTGAGATGAAAAGGCAGGCGGGTGTGGAGGCGCTTTTTGCCGATTTGTTGCCGGTCCTTGATAATTTTGAACGGGCGCTTGGTGCACCGAGTGATAATATTGATGGTATTAAGAAGGGCATTGAGCTGATACATAAGGAGTTATGCGCGGTGCTCAAGAGGCACGGGCTTAATGAGTTTTCCTGTCAGGGTCAGGTTTTTGACCCGAAGCGGGCAGAGGCGATTGGCTTTGTTGAGTGCGAAGAAAAGGATGCCAATCTGGTGGTTGAGGAGTTGTGCAAGGGTTATGAGTTCTCGGGCAGGGTGATAAGACCGGCGCGGGTGAAGGTGGGGAGAGCCAAGTTAGAGTCGGGTGAGGATAAGGCAGGGAAAGAAGGGGAAATCGCCCAGTAG